One window of Microcoleus vaginatus PCC 9802 genomic DNA carries:
- a CDS encoding high-affinity nickel-transporter, with product MQYQLNRISKLFLLFFLTLSLLLTTSTRPVYSHWSDLSVAEIVVNDLQTEITLTFPTGLTNFADDNRDSQLQPAEVRSHQTQLEKFFSQQIRLTNSSNLQGSVAVKPLEIAAKSASVIQQPNTHSTLILDYTWPAPSQDKTPGLPDSISISKLEKLRINYNLFLPGVPTASCQATIVQAGAVKSFVFTPQNRDFLLAGKESIWDSGWSLLLAVAGAFAWGCVHAMSPGHGKTIVGAYLVGSRATPVHALFLAATTTITHTAGVFAVGGITLFASNLIDPEKLDPWLSLISGLLVAVIGFNLLLSKIKTRLVVRTEVLKKIKLKIFNKNWFLRSKVLTAECEEPVNLLSRGSWEREFKPVKPDISHHYHDHGDGRLHSHLPPGTDGSPITWKSLLALGISGGLLPCPSALVMLLSASALGNVGLGMTLVVAFSLGLALVLSAIGLILVYAKRNFDKLPKQITAVKFLPAISAMFVMFLGLGITGQAMLKILAANQWVIGNG from the coding sequence ATGCAGTACCAACTGAACCGAATTTCAAAATTATTTCTCCTATTTTTTCTGACACTTTCCTTGTTACTAACAACCTCAACTAGACCAGTTTACTCGCACTGGTCAGACTTATCCGTAGCAGAAATAGTAGTCAACGATTTGCAAACCGAAATAACATTAACTTTCCCAACCGGCTTAACAAACTTCGCCGACGACAATCGAGACAGCCAGCTACAACCTGCTGAAGTTCGCAGCCACCAAACACAGCTAGAAAAGTTTTTTAGCCAACAAATTCGCCTCACCAACAGTAGCAACCTTCAAGGCTCGGTAGCAGTAAAACCGCTAGAAATAGCAGCTAAAAGCGCCAGTGTTATCCAGCAGCCCAATACCCACAGCACCTTAATTTTAGACTACACCTGGCCCGCACCTTCTCAAGATAAAACCCCCGGTTTACCTGACTCAATTTCCATCTCCAAACTAGAGAAATTGCGGATTAATTACAATCTGTTTTTGCCCGGAGTTCCGACAGCTAGCTGCCAAGCTACGATTGTACAAGCGGGTGCTGTAAAAAGCTTTGTGTTTACGCCACAAAACCGCGACTTTTTGTTAGCAGGAAAGGAATCTATCTGGGATTCAGGTTGGAGTTTACTGCTAGCAGTAGCGGGAGCATTTGCTTGGGGATGCGTGCACGCGATGTCGCCCGGACACGGAAAAACCATAGTCGGCGCTTATTTAGTTGGTTCGCGGGCTACTCCGGTACACGCTTTATTTCTAGCAGCGACCACTACAATTACTCACACTGCCGGCGTGTTTGCTGTGGGCGGAATTACTTTGTTTGCTTCTAACTTGATCGACCCGGAAAAATTAGATCCTTGGCTGAGTTTAATCTCTGGTTTATTAGTAGCCGTAATCGGGTTTAACTTACTCTTATCAAAAATTAAGACTAGGTTGGTAGTGAGGACTGAAGTTCTCAAAAAAATCAAACTTAAAATTTTTAATAAAAACTGGTTTTTAAGGAGTAAAGTCCTTACTGCGGAATGTGAAGAACCAGTGAATCTTTTGAGTAGGGGAAGTTGGGAGAGAGAATTTAAACCTGTAAAACCCGATATATCTCACCACTACCACGATCACGGAGACGGCCGCCTTCACTCCCATTTGCCACCTGGTACTGACGGTTCTCCCATTACTTGGAAAAGCTTATTAGCGTTGGGAATTTCCGGCGGTTTGTTGCCTTGTCCTTCCGCTTTGGTGATGCTGTTGAGCGCGTCGGCTTTGGGCAATGTTGGTTTGGGAATGACGTTAGTGGTAGCGTTTAGTTTGGGATTGGCTTTAGTGCTGAGTGCGATCGGATTAATCTTAGTTTATGCCAAACGAAATTTTGATAAATTGCCAAAACAGATAACAGCAGTCAAATTTCTGCCGGCGATTAGTGCGATGTTTGTAATGTTTTTGGGGTTGGGAATTACCGGACAGGCGATGTTGAAAATATTGGCTGCAAATCAGTGGGTAATTGGCAATGGATAA
- a CDS encoding DUF4331 domain-containing protein produces the protein MKLTKKIRRTILAIEVALIALLTPAIIVASDHDDGEVDIKGRAVNLTDVFVYREKDQNPGAAEGDLVFTMNSNPRSLARFQYYFSTTALYQFHITQVGDVNSTPTGRSDIILRFAFSPPNNRGMQAVAVTVIRNGTETVAKTTVNGGLIATTPLNSNPVLNTVPVGGSNLTVFAGLREDPFFLDVEQFFRARAGALGMGPKVGFREPNQAIDFTKGYNVNSIAVRVPKAFLQAGTGANTFDVWSTVSIRDGAGGFKQFERLARPLINEGLIVTPDFLEAFNNIPPRLDLSPAAAPVRQEAVATLNALDLLDGRDNVDPNAIAGAFLPDVMRIDTTKRSGYASATNAQGSLIGGRLPMDDVVDITLGALVGSPVSDNVSYNGTPGNPAQGHKPLEPSFPYLAEPN, from the coding sequence GTGAAGCTCACAAAAAAAATTCGCCGAACCATACTAGCTATTGAAGTAGCTCTAATTGCTCTATTAACTCCAGCGATAATTGTCGCTTCCGACCACGACGACGGCGAAGTAGATATCAAAGGTCGCGCTGTCAATTTAACTGACGTGTTCGTATATCGCGAAAAAGACCAAAACCCCGGTGCTGCGGAGGGGGATTTAGTATTTACCATGAATTCAAATCCCAGGTCTCTAGCCCGTTTTCAATATTATTTCAGCACTACAGCCCTCTACCAATTTCACATCACGCAGGTAGGTGACGTGAATTCTACACCTACTGGACGCTCCGATATTATCTTGCGGTTTGCCTTCAGTCCGCCTAACAATAGAGGTATGCAAGCGGTAGCTGTAACTGTTATTCGCAACGGCACGGAGACTGTTGCTAAGACTACAGTTAACGGCGGGTTAATTGCCACAACTCCGCTGAATTCTAATCCTGTTTTGAATACAGTACCTGTGGGCGGTTCTAACTTGACTGTATTTGCCGGTTTACGGGAAGACCCGTTTTTCTTGGATGTGGAACAATTTTTCCGAGCCCGCGCTGGAGCTTTGGGAATGGGCCCGAAAGTAGGTTTCAGGGAACCGAATCAAGCGATCGACTTTACTAAAGGTTACAACGTCAATTCAATTGCTGTGCGCGTTCCGAAAGCGTTTTTGCAAGCAGGAACTGGGGCGAATACTTTTGATGTTTGGTCAACTGTTTCGATCCGGGATGGAGCGGGTGGTTTCAAACAGTTTGAGCGATTGGCGAGACCTCTAATTAATGAGGGTTTGATAGTTACTCCCGACTTCCTGGAAGCATTCAATAATATTCCTCCGAGATTGGATTTGAGCCCTGCTGCTGCTCCGGTGCGGCAGGAAGCTGTTGCTACTCTGAATGCTCTCGATCTTTTGGACGGTCGGGATAATGTCGATCCAAATGCGATCGCCGGAGCTTTCTTACCCGATGTCATGCGGATCGATACCACAAAACGCAGCGGCTACGCTAGCGCTACAAATGCTCAAGGAAGCTTGATCGGAGGTCGTTTGCCTATGGATGACGTTGTGGATATCACTCTGGGAGCTTTGGTGGGTTCTCCGGTTAGCGATAACGTTTCATATAACGGAACTCCGGGAAATCCGGCTCAGGGACACAAACCTTTAGAACCGAGTTTTCCTTATTTGGCTGAGCCTAATTAG